The DNA sequence AGGATATGACATCTCATGCCGATAATCCGGAACATTCGTGGCAATTGAATTCAGTTCTGGTCGGTGCATATTGGACatctaaatgaaaaattgaatgtctCATGCCGCTCAACTATTGATAATCCAACTACAACTTACTAGTCCCGAAGCATTGTGCGGCATCGCATACTGATATTGTGGTTTATTCAATTGGCTGATCTCAGCTAGCTGTAAGTTATTTATctaatttgaaaatacatgaaGAAGTTGGGAAAGAACAGACAAAACATTTGTACGTACTACTTCGCTTGCAGCTATGTCTGGCATTTCAAATCGATTGACTGATAATGAAATGGCCTCCGAAATAAAAtcgacattttctttttcagagAATATTTGTTTGGAATGATCAAGTCGGCTAGGATAAGCAACCTAGAATTTGTGTGTCCAATCATAAAtatcgtttatttatttaaaattaatgatttaAATAATTCGCTATTTTGATTATCATAACACCAAAATACGTCAAttgtttgaataattttaaattcatgtGCATTTCAATGCCAATGCCATtacaaatagaaaaaattaaaaacaaatgataGATAACACCCCTACCGTATCTTGCGTGTCCATATTTAAATACATTATTTGTGTGTCCTGTTCAGTCAGTGTTGCCATTTCTGCttgaattcttaaattttaaaagaacTCAATTAAGATTAAGAATAATTTCCTTAATTGATAATAATAGATTCGAACTTACATTGGCTTGTTTTTCCGTGGAATATTTATGAAACGTTTCACAtgcattaaaattttccaaaaagtcGAACGGAATGACAATGCCTAATAGGCATGTACACTTTACAGCATGCTGCGATTACTAAATAACCAAACAACTACACAGCGAAGTATTTAACTCCGGTGAACTAATCTCTTTTAATCAGAAAACGATGGACTATATTGACGGTAGCATACTTATTGTGCCGATTTATGAATTACTGCGTATTACTCATAGTAGCCCGGCCGCGTAGTTTTTGTTGATCATTATATGCACGATTctaatagtatattacattGGGTGCGCCGGAAAGTATGCATAtcatgagggatcaattttgtgatacgagccaaACTCACgagtgtgtgtttaagcgccaaggtttgaaaactgttattttgacaagggtagagtttgcatatccgagccgaaggcgaggtatgcaactacccgtgtcaaaataacagttttcaaaccgaggcgcttaaacacacacgagtgagtttgcgagtacaaaaaattgatccaGAATGATATGCATACTTTCCAAGCACCCAATgtaagatatttttttgccTATCCCCTCCGGAAAGTGAGCATAACATGTATGTTTACCCCCTCAGGATACAACAGCAAATGCATTCATTGACTTATctgttttctttgtatttacATGAGTTCACATCAACTTGATTGAACTGCTTGCACTTTTACTTTGCTTTTAAAATTTGCATGCTTTGTGtgaggtagtctacctctgcaaaaaaatatgaattgaaAACCAATCTATTGATTGTTGTCATTTCATGTCTATTGGTAGAAATGAGTTTGAAATGAGTTCGAAATGCATTCGGAATGCCCATTTTATGAAATCAGTTTGCATTTCAAATGTAttcatttgtttcagttttacatttaaaaaattatttatagcgTATTCATttggaaaacaaataaaatataaaactgGAAACATTACTTCGGATTACACATGtacgagaataatttttttgttattttgaatcTCGCGCGAAATTCGTGGTTATATTCGGATCACACTACACAACAACATTCTCACCATATGAGAGGGATATTTTCAGATGAGCGAAGCTGCAAACCCTTGATTCGTAGTCGCAGTATGCTTTGACGCGTGTTTCACAGTCTTGATTGAGAAAATATCGTTGCATCAGTGCGCATTTGGCTTGTTTAACTTtttgagaataatttttgtgaaaaatggctAATTGTGTTGATTTGAACAATGTTCATGATGCCGAAGAAGATGATGCCGAAGAAGTCGGTACGGATTGTGATTTGGACGAAAGACCGGGTACACCGGATGAACTGATTGAAATGGCTAATTCAGCGTCGAAAGAACTTTTGCCATTTAAATCGAAAGCGAGATACGAGCAAACGTTAcgtgaatttaaaaattggcAAGAAACGAAGAAAACAACATCTAATTCGGAACGGGTGCTGCTATCATATTTTAGTGAGCTTAAAGGgctaaaaggaaaattgtcgCCAGCTACACTGTGGTCGCGATTTTCAATGTTAAAGGCGACATTGAAAATCTATGAACATGTGGACATTGGATCGTACACGTCGTTAACTGCTTTCCTGAAGGTACAGTTAAAGGGACACAAACCGAAAAAAGCCAAAGTTTTAACCGAGGTTGAATTGCGACGATTTATTGAGGAAGCCCCCGACCATGTCTGGCTTGATGTGAAAGTACGTAAtctcacttttactctttttttctttctgaaaTTTCAAACGTCGTTTGTTTATCGCAGGTTGCTTGCATATTTGCTATCTTTGGATGTTGCAGAAGCCATGAATTTCCGAGTATCGAAATGAGTGACATCACCCGGTACCCCGACATGTACTACGTTGATATTAAAGAAACCAAAACGAGCACACCGAATGCGTTTGCCATAACCGAACCATTGGTCAGTGTGGTGAAGCGGTACGAGAATCTGCGTCCGCCAAAAGCTACATCAAATCGATTCTTCTTGAATTTCCAAAATGGGAAATGTACCGTACAAGTTAtaggtaaaaataaattttaccaaatgcCTCGACGTATTgctgaatttttgaaattaccGGACGTTGATCGTTACACAGGTAACTTTTTacgattaacaaaattttcgcaCAATCATTCAAGGCAAATCTTTCAGGACACTCCTTCCGCCGATCTTCTTCAACTTTGTATGCGAACACAGGCGCGAGTATTGAATCGGTGAAACGACACACAGGACACAAATCTACTAAGATTTGTGAATCTTATATAGAAGACTGCATCGAGAACAAGCGGAAAAGAGGGAACGAGATAATGTCCGCGTTAAATAATGCATGGCCGCCTACTGCTCGTCCGAGCAGCTCATCCGAAGCTACTACCGATTCGGGTAGTCGTCGTTCTGTAACAACGTCTTCCGCTAGTTCGACTTCCGCACCTGTTGAAGATCGTCATTCCGTCGATTTTCGAACCATTGCGTCAGGGTTCTCTTCGGCTGATACGAACAACCGATCTGAAAATCGTCGCTTGTCATTATCTTCAACCAGCTCATCCGAAGCTATCAGCGATCCGGGTAATCGTCGTTCTGTAACAACCTCTTCCGCTAGTTCGGCTTCCGCACCTGTTGACGATCGTCATTCCGTCAATGCATCGACATTTTCAGCCGGTCGTACGACTGAGTCTCCAAACCGTACCGATTCGATGGATGTCGCACTATCGCAGGAAATGGTTTCCGCAGACTTCGGTGATACTACCGCACACGTGAATACATTCGAGTCAACAGAATTGTCCACTCAAAGCATCATGGCGAAAATGCACAAACAGATGATATTCTACAAGTGCGACAATTTGACCTTAAatctaaaataataatttgaaacgTTTCAACGTACCCGTACATTGTTTTTActcgaatttcattttgaatatttttttgtttatcgttCAGTCGTCTAATTGATTTGAACACATTGTTGCTTGGAATCGAActttgaataataatttaaaacgttttattgAATACATACGTAATGCGTACATTGTTTttacttgacttgcattttctTATAACATGAGTTTCCCTACTTTAGgttacgaaaacattttccctccctaggttaggaaaacattttccctcCCTAGGAAAGACAAACAATTTCCTTCCCTAGGTAGGGAATGAACTTTCCCGAACGgacacaaaatataaaatatccCTACCTGATATACATGCTTTCCGTGGGGGGTAAACATACATGTTATGCTCACTTTCCGGAGGGGATaggcaaaaaaatatttattttaaatagcTTGTGTCGCATAGgtcttgaatttttttttttaggaaatgtTTTGCAAAATACAGTAAAGGCTGGCAGGAGTTTAATGTATACAAgacttagagtaattataccaaaatttttctgtaGAGATACCGATATTTTAACTGAgatatcaacatttttctgaagagACACCGATATTGaactgagataccaacatttttctgaatagATACGGATATTTTAACCGAGACACCAACATTTGTCTGAAGAGAAACCGATATTTAACTGAGGTACCAACATTTTCTTGTAGAGATACCGCTATTTTAACTgaaataccaacatttttctgtAGAGATACTGCTATtctgagataccaacatttttttttggagagATATCGATATTtaactgagataccaacatttttctgtAGAGATACCGCTATTTtaactgagataccaacatttttttttgtagagatACCGATATTtaactgagataccaacatttttctgaagagATACGGATATTTTAAccgagataccaacatttgtCTGAAGAGAAACCGATATTtaactgagataccaacattttcttGTAGAGATACCGCTATTTtaactgagataccaacatttttctgtAGAGATACCGCTATTTTAACTGagataccaaaatttttttttgtagagatACCGATATTtaactgagataccaacatttttctgaagagATACGGATATTTTAAccgagataccaacatttgtCTGAAGAGAAACCGATATTtaactgagataccaacattttcttGTAGAGATACCGCTATTTtaactgagataccaacatttttctgtAGGAATACTGCTATTTTAACTGatataccaacatttttctgtGGAGATACCGCTATTTTGACTGAGataccaacaattttttttgtagagatACCGATATTtaactgagataccaacattatTTTTAGAGATACCGCTATTTtaactgagataccaacattttttttgtagatatACCGAATCTACAATACCGCTATTTtaactgagataccaacatttttctgaagagATACCGATATCTtaactgagataccaacattagTCTGAAGAGATACGAATATTTtaactgagataccaacatttttctgaagagACCGATATTtaactgagataccaacattttcttGTAGAGATACCGCTATTTTAACTGagataccaaaatttttctgtaTAGAAACCGATATTTtaactgagataccaacatttttctgaagagATACCGATATTtaactgagataccaacatttttctgtAGAGATACCGCTATTTtaactgagataccaacatttttctgtAGAGATACCGCTATTTtaactgagataccaacatttttctgtAGAGATACCGCTATTTtaactgagataccaacatttttctgtAGAGATACCGCTATTTtaactgagataccaacatttttctgtAGGAATACTGCTATTTTAACTGatataccaacatttttctgtAGAGATACCGCTATTTTGACTGAGataccaacaattttttttgtagagatACCGATATTtaactgagataccaacatttttctgtAGAGATACCGCTATTTtaactgagataccaacattttttttgtagatatACCGAATCTACAATACCGCTATTTtaactgagataccaacatttttctgaagagATACCGATATTTtaa is a window from the Bradysia coprophila strain Holo2 unplaced genomic scaffold, BU_Bcop_v1 contig_94, whole genome shotgun sequence genome containing:
- the LOC119085184 gene encoding uncharacterized protein LOC119085184 codes for the protein MANCVDLNNVHDAEEDDAEEVGTDCDLDERPGTPDELIEMANSASKELLPFKSKARYEQTLREFKNWQETKKTTSNSERVLLSYFSELKGLKGKLSPATLWSRFSMLKATLKIYEHVDIGSYTSLTAFLKVQLKGHKPKKAKVLTEVELRRFIEEAPDHVWLDVKVACIFAIFGCCRSHEFPSIEMSDITRYPDMYYVDIKETKTSTPNAFAITEPLVSVVKRYENLRPPKATSNRFFLNFQNGKCTVQVIGKNKFYQMPRRIAEFLKLPDVDRYTGHSFRRSSSTLYANTGASIESVKRHTGHKSTKICESYIEDCIENKRKRGNEIMSALNNAWPPTARPSSSSEATTDSGSRRSVTTSSASSTSAPVEDRHSVDFRTIASGFSSADTNNRSENRRLSLSSTSSSEAISDPGNRRSVTTSSASSASAPVDDRHSVNASTFSAGRTTESPNRTDSMDVALSQEMVSADFGDTTAHVNTFESTELSTQSIMAKMHKQMIFYKCDNLTLNLK